The nucleotide sequence TTGACGCAGCGGATGAGGGTGGACTTCCCGGCGCCGCTCTGGCCGACGACGCCGTACACCTCACCCTCGCGGACATGCAGATCGACGCCGTCGAGGGCGGTGACCTCGCGGCCTCGTGAGCGGTAGACCTTGGTCAGGTCCGTGGTGGTGATCACAGGGTTTCCGTCACTGTTGAGTGCACGGCGGTTGGTACCGCCGGGCACGGCTCGTTCATTTCGGAACGCGGCAGGGCGGACCCGAGGGGATGCGCGATGTGTGGGCGCGTTTCGGGTTCCGGTGACGCGGGGCGGCGCGGCCCGGCGCGCTGGGCGCACGGGTCCGGCTCAGCCGGTCTCGCTTCGGGGCGCGAGGCTCAGGCAGGGGCCCTCAGCAGTCACACATTCGACACCGACAACGAGCACCGGGCGTGGGGTTCGCCTCGGTCGCAGGGATGCGGCAGCTCGTCGTGGTCATGGCCGCAAGTAAAGCAGACACGCGTACGGACCCATCAAGCATGTCCGTATAGCGGACGTTCTTGACCAGTCCGTGGACAGTGGGAGGGGGTCGCCGGGGTCCGGCTCAGACCCGGCAGGTGATCTCCACGCCCCCGTCGAGGAGCCGTGCGGACACGGCCGACAGGTCCTCGACCACGATGTCGGCGACCAGCTCCTCGCGGGCGGTCGTTGTGGTCAATGCCACGGTCCGCATCCCGGCCGCGCGGCCGGCCGCGAGCCCGGCCGGGGCGTCCTCGAAGACCACACAGCGTGCCGGGTCGACTCCCAGCCGCTCGGCCGCCAGCAGGAACGGCTCGGGGTCGGGCTTGCCACGGGTGATGTCGTCGGAGGTGATCAGCGTTCCGGGGCGTATCGCCACCTCGGCCAGGCGGGCCTCGGCCAGCGGGCGGTTGGCGGAGGTCACCACGGCCCAGCGCGCGGCGGGCAGCCCCGCCAGCAGCTCGGCGGTGCCGGGGAGCAGCTTCACCCCGCCCGGTACGTCCTCCAGCTCCAGCTCGTCGATGCGCGCCCGGGCCCGCGGGGCGCGGTCGGCGGGGAGCAGATCGGCGATGATGTCGTCGGCCGGGCGGCCGTGCAGCTCGACCCGGGCGAAGTCCTCCGCCGGAATCCCCTGCTCCTCGGCCCAGCGGGTCCAGCAGCGATGCACCGAGTCCAGGGAGGAGACGAGCGTTCCGTCGTTGTCGAACAACAGCGCGTCAGCGGAGATCTTCATGAGCCGCAGCGTACGTGGGGGTCGCGGGCGCCCTTGGGCGCGGGGCCGAGCGCAGCGCGGCCGGGCGGGCCGATTACCCTCGTCCCATGCTTGTCACTCCCTGTGTGCGCCGCCCTCGGGTGCGCCGCCGCACCGCGCGGAGGTCCCGTTGATCGACGCGCTGACGGTCGCGCTCGGTGTGACCGCGCTCCTCCTCGCCGCGTGGTGCGGCTTCGCCGCCTACCGGGACCAGCCGACCAAGGACTGGCACTTCATCGGCATGGCCGTGGTGGCACTGCTGGCGATCGTGCAGCTGGCCATAGGAGTGGTGCGGCTGGCGGGCGGCGCCGACCCGCAGCAGGGGGTGGCCATCTTCGTGGCCTATCTCATCGGCTCGGCGCTGGCGGTGCCGGTCGCGGCGTTCATGTCGCTCACGGAGCGGACCCGCTGGGGTTCGGCGACGGTCTCCGCGGCGGCCGTGGTGCTGGCCGTGCTCGAGGTGCGGCTGTACGACATCTGGGGAGGCGTCGGTGGCTGATTCACGGGAGGCACGGGAGGCACGGGAGACACGGGGAGCACGGGAGGCGTCGGTGGCTGAGGACCCGGCGGCCGGGAAGACGGCCGGAAAGACGGAAACGGCCGCGCGCACCGGACTGGGCCAGGGCCCCGGGCGGCTGCTGGTGCTGCTCTACGGGGTCTTCACCGTGGCCGCCGCGTCCCGCTCGATCTACCAGCTGATCGCCCAGTACCAGGAGGCCCCGCTCGCCTACATCCTCTCGGCGGTCTCCGCCGTGGTGTACGCGTTCATCACGGTCTCGCTGGTGCGCGGCGGCGAGGGCGCGCGCAAGGCGGCGATGGTCTGCTGTGCGGCGGAGCTGGTGGGGGTGCTGACGGTAGGGACCTGGACCCTTGCCGACCCCTCGGCCTTCCCCGACCAGACGGTGTGGTCCGACTACGGGATGGGCTATCTGTTCATCCCGATCTTCCTGCCGGTCACGGGCCTGCTGTGGCTGCGCAAGGCCCGCCGGGGCGCACCGGATACGGCGTCGCCGGCCTGACCGAGGCCGCGGGTCTGCCGGGGCTCCGCCCCTGAGCCCGGTCGCCGGGCGGACCGGCAGTCCAGCCCGCCCGGCGACCGGCCGCGTCAGGCCGCGGCCTAAGCGCTGGCCGCGTACGCGGCGGCCGTGGCGTCCTTCTCCAGGGTCACCAGGCTCAGCCGGCGGTTGACCTCCTCGGTGCCCACCTGGGCGTAGCCGTAGCGGCGGTATAGCCGCAGATTGCCCTCGCTGCGGTGGCCGGTGAACAGCCGGTACCGCTTGGCGGCCCGGTCCTCGGTCAGCCGCCCCTCGATGGCCGCGAGCAGCCGTCCGCCCAGGCCGTGCCGCTGCATCCGCGGGTGGACGATCAGCTTGCCGATGGCGGCGGTCCCCTTGTCGTCGACGACTCCGCGGACCGAGCCGACGACCTCCGCGCCGAGCCGGGCGACGAGCACACAGCCCCCGCTCAGTTCGGCGCGCAGGTCGTCGAGCGACTGCGTCAGCGGTTCGATCGAGTAGTCGCCGTAGAGCTCCGCCTCGCCCTGGTAGCACAGATATTGCAGCTTCAGGATCTGCTCGGCGTCGTCCGCGGTCGCCGCGGAGATGGTCACGCTCATGCCCATGTGCGCATGCCTCCCCTATTCTCAGTCCCCCGGCCGCGGTGAGGGTAGGAGTGCGACCGAGGGTTCATGGCCTGGGTGGAGGCGCCGCATGGTGGGCGTCCGCCTCCGAGGCGCCGGTTGTCTATCGCTCCTTTCCCCATGGTTCAGGAGCCGCAACCTCCGCCATGAGCATTCTGCGCAGGCAAGCCAGACATCGGGAACGTACCGGGCCCAGACTGCCCTGTGACATTCCCAACTGGTGCGCGATCTCGCGGTACGTGAGGTCGGAGCGGGAGAGCATCGCCGCGAGCAGCGCGGGGCAGCGGCCGGGCAGCCGCCGCACCGCCGCGCGCAGCGTCCGGCGGGTCTCCGCGGTCAGTACGGCGTGTTCGGCGGGGTGGGGCTCGGGGCCGCTGAGCGGGCCGCCGGCCATCGGGTCGTACGGCACCTCACGGCGCGCCCGGCGCCTGGCCCCGCGCACCTCGGCCCGTACGGCGCAGCGCAGCCAGCGGGCGGGGTGGGGCGGCGGTCCGGTGTCCCGGGTGCGTTCCAGCAGCCGTAGCCAGACGGCCTGTTCGAGTTCGGCGGGCTCGACGCCGACGCCGTATGCCTCGGCCGCCGCTTCGGCGGCCAGCAGCGGGCCCAGTCGCTTCACAAGGTCCATGCCGGGCGGGACGAGGCCAGGTCGTGGGGTGGTTGCCGGGTGACCGTGGTCTCACCCGACCGGGGAAGCGGCGGGGCCGCGCGTTGACGCTCGCGCGGCCCCGCCGTCACCCCCTGCGTGCGGACTCCGTGCGGACTACTTGCGGAAGTCCGCCGCCGCGAGAAGGGCGGTGTCCGCGTTGTCGGAGAAGATGCCGTCAATTCCGGTCGCGAAGTATGCCTTGAACGCCCCGAAAGCGTCACCGTAGGCGTTGGGGTCGGTGCCGCGGCGGAACTCGGCCGGGAGGAAGGTGTTCTCGTTGCGCATGGTGTACGGGTGCAGGACCAGCCCCGCCGCGTGCGCGTCCTTCACCACGCTGGTCGGCGTGCCCAGCTTGCCGTCCGGCGTCCGCGGGATGATGACCGACAGATCGGGGCCGATGCCCTGGGCGTAGCTCGCGATCCACTTGAGCCCCTCGGGCTTGACCAGGTCCGCGACCGTACGCGGGTCGTTCGCCTCGACGAAGTCCCAGGGCCGGCTGTCGATGGTGGACAGCAGCACGACGGACGGGGTGCCGACCAGCTTGCGCAGCCGCTGGATGCTGCTCGGCTCGAAGGACTGGAGGAACAGCGCCGCGTCCTTCTTGTGGCGGCCGTACCGGCGCAGCAGCTTGGCCAGCGGCTCCTCGAGGCCGAGGCCCAGCTTGCGGAAGTAGGTGGGGTGCTTGGTCTCCACGTACAGCCACACGCGGCGACCGCGCTTGCGGCCCTCGCGCTCGGCCCACTGGAGCACCTCTTCGAAGGTGGGCACCTCCCAGCGTCCGTCGTAGAGGGTGTTGCGCTGACGGTTGCCCGGGATGCGCTCCTTGGCGCGCAGCGTCTTCAGCTCGGCGAGAGTGAAGTCCTCGGTGAACCAGCCGGTGAGCTTGGTGCCGTCGACCGTCTTGGTGGTCTTGCGGTCGGCGAACTCCGGGTGCGCGGAGACGTCCGTGGTGGCCGTGATGTCGTTCTCGTGGCGGCAGACCAGATGGCCGTCCTTGGTGGGGACCAGGTCCTGCTCGACGATGTCCGCGCCCATGTCCAGGGCGAGCTGGTAGGAGCCGAGGGTGTGCTCGGGCCGGTAGCCGCTGGCGCCGCGGTGGCCGATCACGGTGGGAACCGGCAGCTCATGGCCCCGGCCGGACGTCCCCGCGGCAGCCGCCGCGCCCGGCGCCGACTGTGTGCCCGCGGCCGTCGCCGTGCCACCGCTCAGCGCCACCGCTCCCGCACCGAGGGCCGCGGCCCCCAGAAGGGCGCGCCGTCCGGGCTGTTGCTCCCGCTCCATCTGTGCTCCTTGATGTGGTGTTCAACACCTGTCAAATCCAGTCAGAAGATGGGCTGATGGTAGGCGTGGGCAGCTTTCGTACGGGAGACATCGGACGAAACACGGAGGGAACGCGGGTCAACACTGCGTACCAGGTGGGTGAACCTGGTGTGCGCCGGGGCGCAACCGGCGAGTATCGTCCTCATCGGCGCTCCGGTGCGGTACGAGGTTGACGGACCGTACGACGGTGCGCCCCAGACCTTGACCCCGACCGGAGGGCCCGTGTCCCGATTCGCGTTTCTGAAGGCAGTACTCGGTCCGCTGATGCGCCTGATGTTCCGCCCACGGGTCGAGGGGGCCGAGGGCATTCCGGGCTCGGGCCCGGTGATCCTCGCCGGAAACCATCTCACCTTCATCGACTCGATGATCCTGCCGCTGGTCTGTGACCGTCAGGTCTTCTTCATCGGCAAGGACGAGTACGTCACGGGCAAGGGCCTCAAGGGCCGGCTGATGGCCTGGTTCTTCACCGGCGTCGGCATGATCCCGGTGGACCGGGACGGCGGACGCGGCGGCGTCGCGGCGCTGATGACGGGGCGCCGGGTGCTGGAGGAGGGCCGGGTCTTCGGCATCTACCCCGAGGGCACCCGCTCCCCCGACGGCCGCCTCTACCGCGGCCGTACCGGCATCGCCCGCCTCGCGCTGATGACCGGCGCGCCCGTGGTGCCGTTCGCGATGATCGGGACCGACCGGATCCAGCCGGGCGGCAAGGGGCTGCCGCGGCCGGGCCGGGTGCGGGTCCGTTTCGGCGAGCCGCTGGAGTTCACCCGCTACGAGGGCATGGACCGCGACCGCTATGTGCTGCGGGCCGTGACCGACGAGGTGATGAGCCACGTGATGCGGCTGTCGGGTCAGGAGTACGTGGACATCTACGCCACGAAGGCGAAGGCGGCGGCCTGACGTTTCGGGCGCATCGCGGCGGTCCGGTGCTCGGGCCGCCGCGGTGGTGTGTCGGGGGGCCGAGGTTCCGCGGGCGGGCGGCGGCGGTCCCGTCTCCGGTGAACCGCCGGACATGTGTCCCGCGGCGAGCCGCCACCCCCGCACGTTCGGTCGAATCCGCCGTCCCCGCTCCGGCGGAACCGCCGTCGCATGGCGTTCCGGCCAACCCGTCGGGCGCGGCGAGCTGTCGGCTCCGGTCGGCGTCGCCCGTCGCCATCGTGGCGGAAGATCAGATTCCGCTACCCGCTGGTCACCACCGGGCCCGGGCACTATGGTGCCGCGGGTGACCACAGTGACCGTGCCCTCCCCCGACTTCCTGACGCTGCGCGGTCGGCGATTCGCCCTGACCGATTTCGGCGGACCGGGCGACCCGGTGCTGGCCCTGCACGGCCACTTCGGCCGGGGCAGGATGTACGCGCCCCTGGCCGCCGCCCTCGCCCCGGAACGGCGGGTGATCGCTCTCGATCAGCGGGGGCACGGGCTGACCGGCGGCGGTGGCCCGTTCACGCTGGACGAGTACGTGGCCGACGCCGCCGCACTCCTGCGGGAGCTGCGTCTGGGCCCGGTCCCGGTCGTCGCCCACTCCACCGGCGCGGTCGGCGCGTACGCCCTGGCCGCCCGCCATCCGGACCTGGTGAGCGCGCTCGTCGTCGAGGACATCGGCGCGGTGACGGACCGTCCGGTGGTCAGCCATCCGGTGCTCGACGTCTCGGGGTGGCCGACCTGGGCCGTGGACCGGGAGAAGCTGCGCTCCGACATCGAGTCCCGGGGCATCCCGGACGCCTCGTACTTCCTCGACAGCGCCGAACGGGACCCCCAAACGGGCGGCTGGCGGCTGCTGTTCGAGCCCAGCCATATGATGGCGTCCCAGCAGGCCATGTGCGGTGACTTCTGGGACGACTGGCTGGGCTCCTCCTGCCCCGCGCTGCTGATGCGCGGCGAGCACAGCTCGCTGCTGCCACCGGGCCACGCCCACGAGATGGCCGCCCGCCGCCCCAACACGAGGCTCCGCGAATTCGCCGGGTGCGGTCACTGGATCCACGACGACGCGCCCCGGCCGTACGCCCGCGCGGTCCGTTCGTTCCTGAGCGCGTTGTAGCCGCGTCTTCCCCGTCCCCCCGCACGCCCTTCGGGCGTGGCCTCAATCGCCGGCCGGGCTGGAAGTAGCCGACTCACCCCATGCCCAACCGGCGGCGCCGAGAGCACCGCACCTGCCAGGGGACCCGACGGCCCCGCGAGCGGTCAGGACCAGGGCAGCTCGGAGCGGTGGTGCCAGTAGGTCTCCGGGGTTTCGGCCGGCCGCTCCAGCTCGGTGAGCTGACGCTCGTCCAGGCGGAGGTCTGCGGCGGCCAGGTTGGAGCGCAGTTGGGCCGTGGTGGCGGCGCCGGAGAGGACGACGCCAACCCAGGGACGGTGCAGGACCGCGGCCAGCGCGACGGCGTCCGGAGTCGCGCCCGTCTCCTCGGCCACCTGGCGCAGGGCCGCCGGGAGCCGCTCGGCCGCCTCGGTGAGCCGGCCGTTGGCCACGGCTTCCTTGACGATGACCGCCCGGCCCGCCGCATGGGCCTCGGCCAGCGCCGCCCCGGCCGAGGGCTCCAGCAGGTTGTAGGTGGACTGGACGGTACGGAAGAGCGGGCGCCCTTCGACCTCCACGGCCAGCGCCGCGCGGATCGCCTCGGCCTGGCGCGGACCGCTGGTGGACACGCCGACCGTCACCCCCTCGGCGGCCAGCTCCGCCAGCCGCGCCTGCAGTTCGCGGTCGGTGAGGGCGGGGCTTTCGGGGGTCACCGAGTGGATCTGGTACAGGTCCAGCCGGTCGCCGAGCAGCGCGTCGGTCAGCCCGCGCTGCCGCTCGAAGGTCTGGACGCCATGGTCCTTGACCTCGTGCGTCTCGGCGTCGGTACGCCAGTCCGCGACATACGTATAGCCCCACTTGGAGCCGACCACCACATTCCGCGCGGCGTCCGGGCGGTCGCGCAGCCAGTCGGCGAGGAACTCCTCGGCCCGGCCGTAGGAGCGCGCCGCGTCCAGATAGCGCACCCCGGCGGCGTACGCGGCGTCCAGCAACTCCTGGCTGCGCTGCCGCATCACCTCGACCGGGCGCTCGGCCGGGAGGTCCCGGTCCCGGCCGAGGTTGATATAGGCGGGGCGGCCGACCGCGGCCAGGCCGAGCCCGATCCGGGCCGCCCCCGCCCCGGGGGTCGCGATCTTCGCGAGTCGTTCGAAACCCATGGCTTACGTCCCCACCTCTCCGTTTCAGCGCTTGGCACTCGCCCACGCGTACTGAGCGGCCAGGTCCTCCTTGACCTCCGCGAGCTGGGCCCGCACCGCCACGGGGGCGGTGCCGCCGCGGCCGTCGCGCGCGGCCAGCGCGCCCGGCACATTGAGGACACCGCGTACCTCCGGCGTCAGATGCGGGGAGATCTTGGCGAACTGCTCATCGGTGAGCTGGTCGAGCTCGATGCCCGTCAGCTCGCACTCCTTGACGCATTCCCCCGCGACCTCGTGCGCCACCCGGAACGGCACGCCCTGCCGCACCAGCCATTCGGCGATGTCGGTGGCGAGCGAGAACCCGGCCGGGGCCAGCTCCTCCATGCGCTCGCGGTTGACGGTCAGCGTCGCCATCATCCCGGTGAAGGCCGGGAGCAGCACCTCCAGCTGATCGCAGGAGTCGAAGACCGGCTCCTTGTCCTCCTGGAGGTCGCGGTTGTACGCGAGCGGCAGGGCCTTGAGCGTGGCCAGCAGTCCGGTGAGGTTGCCGATCAGCCGGCCGGACTTGCCGCGCGCGAGCTCCGCGATGTCCGGGTTCTTCTTCTGCGGCATGATCGAGGAGCCGGTGGAGAAGGCGTCGTGCAGGGTCACGAAGGAGAACTCCTTCGTGTTCCAGAGGATGATCTCCTCCGCGATCCGCGACAGATCGACGCCGATCATCGCGGTGATGAACGCGAACTCGGCGACGAAGTCGCGGGAGGCCGTGCCGTCGAGCGAGTTGGCGGACGAGCCCCGCTCGAAGCCGAGGTCGGCCGCGACCGCCTGCGGGTCGAGCCCGAGCGAGGATCCGGCCAGCGCGCCCGAGCCGTACGGCGAGACGGCGGTGCGCTCGTCCCACTGCCGCAGCCGCTCCGCGTTCCGCGACAGCGCCTGGACATGGGCGAGGACATGGTGGGCGAAGAGCACCGGCTGGGCGTGCTGGAGGTGCGTACGGCCGGGCATCGCGACGTCGGGGTGCGCCTCCGCGAGCCCCACCAGGGCCTGCTGGAGGTCGGCGATCAGCCCGCCGAGGATCCGGGCGTGATCGCGCAGATACATCCGGAAGAGGGTGGCGATCTGGTCGTTGCGGGACCGTCCGGCCCGCAGTTTGCCGCCGAGGTCCGGGCCGAGCCGCTCCAGCAGCCCGCGCTCCAGCGCGGTGTGCACGTCCTCGTCGGCGATGGTGCCGGTGAAGTCGCCGGAGGCGACATCGGCCTCCAGCCGGTCCAGGCCCGCCAGCATCCGCTCCAGCTCATCGGCGGTGAGCAGCCCCGCCGTGTGCAGCACCCGGGCGTGGGCGCGGGATCCGGCGATGTCGTACGGCGCCAGGCGCCAGTCGAAGTGCACGGAGGCGCTGAGCTTCTCCAGTGCCTCGGACGGGCCGTCGGCGAAGCGGCCGCCCCAGAGCCGGACGTCGCCGCTGTTGCCGTTGCTCACGCTGTTGCTCCTCAGGCCGGGGGGTGTGCGACCGCCTCCCCGCCGCGGGGCGGGGAGGCGGCTTCGATGTGGTCGCGCACGTCTCGTACGTCTCGCACGTCTCGTACGCGGGCTTACGTCTGGTACGCAGGCTACTGCTGCAGATCCCGCTTCGCGGCGATCTTGCTGGACATCCCGAAGATCTCGATGAAGCCCTTGGACAGCGACTGGTCGAAGGTGTCGCCGCTGTCGTAGGTCGCCAGGTTGAAGTCGTAGAGCGACGCCTGCGACTTCCGTCCGGTGACGACGGCCCGGCCGCCGTGCAGGGTCATCCGGATCTCGCCGGAGACCTGCTCGTTCGCCTCGGCGATGAAGCCGTCCAGCGCCCGCTTGAGCGGCGAGAACCACAGACCGTCGTAGACCAGCTCGCCCCAGCGCTGTTCGACCTGCCGCTTGTAGCGGGCCAGCTCGCGCTCGACGGTGACGGCCTCCAGCTCCTGGTGGGCGGTGATCAGCGCGATGGCGCCGGGCGCCTCGTAGACCTCCCGCGACTTGATCCCCACCAGCCGGTCCTCGACCATGTCGATCCGGCCGACGCCCTGGGCGCCCGCCCGCTCGTTGAGCCGCTGGATGGCCTGCAGCACGGTGACCGGCTCGCCGTCGATCGCGACGGGGACGCCCTTGTCGAAGGTGATGATCACCTCGTCGGCCTCGCGCGGGGTGGCCGGGTTGGAGGTGTACTCGTACACGTCCTCGATCGGCGCGTTCCAGATGTCCTCCAGGAAGCCGGTCTCCACGGCCCGCCCGAAGACGTTCTGGTCGATCGAGTACGGGGACTTCTTGGTGGTCGCGATCGGCAGGCCCTTGGCCTCGCAGAAGGCGATCGCCCTGTCCCGGGTCATCGCATAGTCCCGGACCGGCGCGATGCAGGTCAGATCGGGTGCGAGGGAGGAAATGCCCGCCTCGAACCGCACCTGGTCGTTGCCCTTGCCGGTGCAGCCGTGGGCGACGGTCCCGGCGCCGTGCTTGCGGGCGGCGGCGACCAGGTGCTTCACGATCGTCGGCCGGGACAGCGCGGACACCAGCGGGTAGCGGTCCATGTACAGCGCGTTGGCCTTGATCGCCGGAAGGCAGTACTCCTCGGCGAACTCGTCCTTCGCGTCCGCGACCTCCGCCTCGACCGCCCCGCAGGCGAGCGCGCGCTTGCGGATGACATCCAGGTCCTCCCCGCCCTGGCCGACGTCCACGGCGACGGCGACGACCTCGGCACCCGTCTCCTCGGCGATCCAGCCGATGGCGACGGACGTGTCCAGGCCGCCCGAGTAGGCGAGTACGACGCGCTCGGTCACGGGTGCCTCCTTACGCTCCATTGACGATCCATGCGTGCTTAGGCATAAGTATGCACTGGGCCGCATGGTTCGTCAAAGCGGAAGGCGGGAGGGCGTCAGGCAGCGGCACTACGATGCCGGTATCAGGTGCCCGAAAG is from Streptomyces hygroscopicus and encodes:
- a CDS encoding phosphatase, whose translation is MKISADALLFDNDGTLVSSLDSVHRCWTRWAEEQGIPAEDFARVELHGRPADDIIADLLPADRAPRARARIDELELEDVPGGVKLLPGTAELLAGLPAARWAVVTSANRPLAEARLAEVAIRPGTLITSDDITRGKPDPEPFLLAAERLGVDPARCVVFEDAPAGLAAGRAAGMRTVALTTTTAREELVADIVVEDLSAVSARLLDGGVEITCRV
- a CDS encoding membrane protein produces the protein MIDALTVALGVTALLLAAWCGFAAYRDQPTKDWHFIGMAVVALLAIVQLAIGVVRLAGGADPQQGVAIFVAYLIGSALAVPVAAFMSLTERTRWGSATVSAAAVVLAVLEVRLYDIWGGVGG
- a CDS encoding membrane protein produces the protein MAEDPAAGKTAGKTETAARTGLGQGPGRLLVLLYGVFTVAAASRSIYQLIAQYQEAPLAYILSAVSAVVYAFITVSLVRGGEGARKAAMVCCAAELVGVLTVGTWTLADPSAFPDQTVWSDYGMGYLFIPIFLPVTGLLWLRKARRGAPDTASPA
- a CDS encoding acetyltransferase, with amino-acid sequence MGMSVTISAATADDAEQILKLQYLCYQGEAELYGDYSIEPLTQSLDDLRAELSGGCVLVARLGAEVVGSVRGVVDDKGTAAIGKLIVHPRMQRHGLGGRLLAAIEGRLTEDRAAKRYRLFTGHRSEGNLRLYRRYGYAQVGTEEVNRRLSLVTLEKDATAAAYAASA
- a CDS encoding RNA polymerase sigma factor; this translates as MDLVKRLGPLLAAEAAAEAYGVGVEPAELEQAVWLRLLERTRDTGPPPHPARWLRCAVRAEVRGARRRARREVPYDPMAGGPLSGPEPHPAEHAVLTAETRRTLRAAVRRLPGRCPALLAAMLSRSDLTYREIAHQLGMSQGSLGPVRSRCLACLRRMLMAEVAAPEPWGKER
- a CDS encoding glycerophosphoryl diester phosphodiesterase; translated protein: MEREQQPGRRALLGAAALGAGAVALSGGTATAAGTQSAPGAAAAAGTSGRGHELPVPTVIGHRGASGYRPEHTLGSYQLALDMGADIVEQDLVPTKDGHLVCRHENDITATTDVSAHPEFADRKTTKTVDGTKLTGWFTEDFTLAELKTLRAKERIPGNRQRNTLYDGRWEVPTFEEVLQWAEREGRKRGRRVWLYVETKHPTYFRKLGLGLEEPLAKLLRRYGRHKKDAALFLQSFEPSSIQRLRKLVGTPSVVLLSTIDSRPWDFVEANDPRTVADLVKPEGLKWIASYAQGIGPDLSVIIPRTPDGKLGTPTSVVKDAHAAGLVLHPYTMRNENTFLPAEFRRGTDPNAYGDAFGAFKAYFATGIDGIFSDNADTALLAAADFRK
- a CDS encoding 1-acyl-sn-glycerol-3-phosphate acyltransferase, which produces MSRFAFLKAVLGPLMRLMFRPRVEGAEGIPGSGPVILAGNHLTFIDSMILPLVCDRQVFFIGKDEYVTGKGLKGRLMAWFFTGVGMIPVDRDGGRGGVAALMTGRRVLEEGRVFGIYPEGTRSPDGRLYRGRTGIARLALMTGAPVVPFAMIGTDRIQPGGKGLPRPGRVRVRFGEPLEFTRYEGMDRDRYVLRAVTDEVMSHVMRLSGQEYVDIYATKAKAAA
- a CDS encoding alpha/beta hydrolase — translated: MVPRVTTVTVPSPDFLTLRGRRFALTDFGGPGDPVLALHGHFGRGRMYAPLAAALAPERRVIALDQRGHGLTGGGGPFTLDEYVADAAALLRELRLGPVPVVAHSTGAVGAYALAARHPDLVSALVVEDIGAVTDRPVVSHPVLDVSGWPTWAVDREKLRSDIESRGIPDASYFLDSAERDPQTGGWRLLFEPSHMMASQQAMCGDFWDDWLGSSCPALLMRGEHSSLLPPGHAHEMAARRPNTRLREFAGCGHWIHDDAPRPYARAVRSFLSAL
- a CDS encoding aldo/keto reductase translates to MGFERLAKIATPGAGAARIGLGLAAVGRPAYINLGRDRDLPAERPVEVMRQRSQELLDAAYAAGVRYLDAARSYGRAEEFLADWLRDRPDAARNVVVGSKWGYTYVADWRTDAETHEVKDHGVQTFERQRGLTDALLGDRLDLYQIHSVTPESPALTDRELQARLAELAAEGVTVGVSTSGPRQAEAIRAALAVEVEGRPLFRTVQSTYNLLEPSAGAALAEAHAAGRAVIVKEAVANGRLTEAAERLPAALRQVAEETGATPDAVALAAVLHRPWVGVVLSGAATTAQLRSNLAAADLRLDERQLTELERPAETPETYWHHRSELPWS
- a CDS encoding argininosuccinate lyase is translated as MSNGNSGDVRLWGGRFADGPSEALEKLSASVHFDWRLAPYDIAGSRAHARVLHTAGLLTADELERMLAGLDRLEADVASGDFTGTIADEDVHTALERGLLERLGPDLGGKLRAGRSRNDQIATLFRMYLRDHARILGGLIADLQQALVGLAEAHPDVAMPGRTHLQHAQPVLFAHHVLAHVQALSRNAERLRQWDERTAVSPYGSGALAGSSLGLDPQAVAADLGFERGSSANSLDGTASRDFVAEFAFITAMIGVDLSRIAEEIILWNTKEFSFVTLHDAFSTGSSIMPQKKNPDIAELARGKSGRLIGNLTGLLATLKALPLAYNRDLQEDKEPVFDSCDQLEVLLPAFTGMMATLTVNRERMEELAPAGFSLATDIAEWLVRQGVPFRVAHEVAGECVKECELTGIELDQLTDEQFAKISPHLTPEVRGVLNVPGALAARDGRGGTAPVAVRAQLAEVKEDLAAQYAWASAKR
- a CDS encoding argininosuccinate synthase, with protein sequence MERKEAPVTERVVLAYSGGLDTSVAIGWIAEETGAEVVAVAVDVGQGGEDLDVIRKRALACGAVEAEVADAKDEFAEEYCLPAIKANALYMDRYPLVSALSRPTIVKHLVAAARKHGAGTVAHGCTGKGNDQVRFEAGISSLAPDLTCIAPVRDYAMTRDRAIAFCEAKGLPIATTKKSPYSIDQNVFGRAVETGFLEDIWNAPIEDVYEYTSNPATPREADEVIITFDKGVPVAIDGEPVTVLQAIQRLNERAGAQGVGRIDMVEDRLVGIKSREVYEAPGAIALITAHQELEAVTVERELARYKRQVEQRWGELVYDGLWFSPLKRALDGFIAEANEQVSGEIRMTLHGGRAVVTGRKSQASLYDFNLATYDSGDTFDQSLSKGFIEIFGMSSKIAAKRDLQQ